A region from the Cannabis sativa cultivar Pink pepper isolate KNU-18-1 chromosome 9, ASM2916894v1, whole genome shotgun sequence genome encodes:
- the LOC115723536 gene encoding peroxidase 24-like, translating into MKVMRGYKITGIFLVVSLLLLAVVIDGAAAKKVNYKKVKNNDKKNNGGGKGVGGGKGKGKGKGEGKGEVGGGGKGEGKGEVGGGGKGGVGGGGKGKGLGGLYMNFYGESCENLEQTVQDITWAKVQADATMAPKLLRLHYHDCFVRGCDASILIDPKDGKNTTEKFAPPNRSVAGYEVIDEIKNTLKTQCPKTEVSCADIVALSARDAVSFQSKRPLWPVYTGRRDGRVSVASEASRDLPAGSSNFTTLSKLFARFRLDDTDLVTLSGAHTIGVTHCTFIFRRLYNFTGKGDTDPAFDPVFAKELKKRCPPRASILPISVDLDSHSALSFDSNYYNSISTNKGVLSSDAALLTNPASAALVAKFKNFNNFIEAFAKSMVKMGSLNVLTGKKGEIRQNCRVINK; encoded by the exons atGAAGGTGATGAGAGGTTATAAGATTACTGgtatttttcttgttgtttCTTTATTACTGCTGGCAGTTGTTATTGATGGCGCTGCTGCTAAAAAGGTAAATTATAAGAAAGTGAAAAATAATGATAAGAAAAATAATGGAGGAGGAAAAGGAGTAGGAGGAGgtaaaggaaaaggaaaaggaaaaggaGAAGGAAAAGGAGAAGTGGGAGGAGGAGGAAAAGGAGAAGGAAAAGGAGAAGTAGGAGGAGGAGGAAAAGGAGGAGTGGGAGGAGGAGGAAAAGGAAAAGGATTAGGAGGGCTTTACATGAACTTTTATGGGGAAAGTTGCGAGAATCTTGAGCAAACAGTACAAGATATTACTTGGGCAAAGGTTCAAGCAGATGCAACCATGGCTCCTAAGCTCCTAAGGCTGCATTACCACGATTGCTTCGTCAGA GGTTGTGATGCATCGATATTGATCGATCCCAAAGATGGGAAAAACACAACAGAGAAGTTTGCGCCCCCAAATCGGTCTGTAGCTGGATACGAAGTGATTGATGAAATTAAAAACACTCTTAAGACACAATGCCCTAAAACCGAAGTTTCTTGTGCTGATATTGTTGCCTTGTCAGCCAGAGATGCTGTGTCTTTCCAA AGCAAAAGGCCTCTGTGGCCAGTTTATACAGGAAGGAGAGACGGAAGAGTGTCCGTAGCTTCAGAAGCTTCAAGGGACTTGCCTGCTGGATCATCAAATTTCACCACTCTTTCTAAACTCTTTGCTAGATTTCGTCTTGACGATACTGATCTCGTTACTTTAtctg GTGCTCACACAATTGGAGTGACACATTGCACATTCATATTCCGGAGGCTATACAACTTCACCGGCAAAGGAGACACTGATCCAGCTTTTGACCCAGTGTTTGCAAAGGAGCTAAAGAAGAGGTGCCCACCACGGGCATCAATCCTTCCAATTTCGGTGGATTTGGACAGCCACAGCGCTCTCTCCTTCGACAGCAATTACTATAATAGTATTTCCACCAATAAAGGTGTGTTGTCATCTGACGCCGCTCTTCTCACAAACCCGGCCTCCGCTGCCCTAGTCGCAAAGTTCAAAAACTTCAACAACTTCATCGAAGCTTTTGCTAAATCCATGGTCAAAATGGGCTCCCTTAATGTTCTTACTGGTAAAAAAGGAGAAATCAGGCAGAATTGTCGAGTCAtcaacaaataa